A window of Apium graveolens cultivar Ventura chromosome 8, ASM990537v1, whole genome shotgun sequence contains these coding sequences:
- the LOC141680637 gene encoding uncharacterized protein LOC141680637: MKAPRTQKDVQKLAGSPTALRRFVSKLAERCLPFFDLLKGSSNKKEVNWSPECQKTFEEIKSYLSQPPVQTKAQPGEPLYLYLSAGAQAVGVALIREENGKQQPVYYICREENEKADILSKLVWNSSDLDCSVYFKEIHKPSIDSEEVLEIESNHNWMTPFINYLEEVLEGICGDHMSAKVLAHKIIRQGYYWPTIHQDAMEFVKKCKECQLFSNVPQISPVLPSSVLSPIPFAVWGIDIIGPFPRAKGDLRYLLVSIDYMTKWVEVKAMRTINQQDCIKFVDNILMRFGIPRVLVSDNGPQFIGAEFESYLQERRIKHKKSSVAYPQGNGQVEVTNKILLRGIEKRLKESKSKWPEELQSVLWSYRTTPGTSTGETPFKLAYGTEAMLPIEVGSPSHRVINFKKEANEEGLGINMELIDEVWDQAVERMEKYKEKTIEHFTTTSQDKLLVGTSATISLGINFLSD, encoded by the exons atgaagGCTCCCAGGACCCAAAAAGATGTTCAGAAGCTGGCAGGATCACCAACAGCACTCAGGAGATTTGTCTCAAAGCTGGCAGAGAGATGCCTACCGTTCTTTGACTTACTCAAAGGATCAAGTAACAAAAAAGAGGTGAACTGGAGCCCGGAGTGCCAAAAGACATTTGAGGAAATCAAGTCCTACCTCTCTCAGCCACCAGTCCAAACTAAAGCTCAGCCAGGAGAGCCTCTATACTTATACTTATCAGCGGGAGCACAAGCCGTAGGAGTTGCCCTAATCAGGGAAGAAAACGGAAAACAGCAACCAGTTTACTAT ATTTGTCGAGAAGAGAATGAAAAAGCGGATATTCTATCCAAATTAGTCTGGAACTCATCAGATCTAGACTGCTCAGTTtacttcaaagaaatccacaaaCCATCTATCGATTCCGAAGAAGTCTTAGAGATCGAAAGCAACCACAACTGGATGACTCCCTTCATCAACTATCTGGAGGAAGTACTTGAAGGAATATGCGGAGACCACATGTCTGCAAAGGTcctagctcataagatcataagacaaggTTACTACTGGCCAACTATTCATCAAGATGCAATGGAGTTcgtgaaaaaatgcaaggaatgccaactcttcagcaatgtgCCCCAGATCAGCCCAGTCCTACCCTCCTCAGTCCTGTCACCTATCCCCTTCGCCGTTTGGGGTATCGACATCATAGGACCCTTTCCACGGGCCAAAGGAGATCTCAGGTACTTGTTAGTCTCAATTGACTACATGACCAAATGGGTTGAAGTGAAAGCAATGAGAACAATCAATCAACAAGACTGCATAAAGTTTGTGGACAACATTTTGATGAGGTTTGGGATACCACGGGTCCTAGTATCAGATAATGGACCTCAATTCATCGGAGCAGAATTCGAGTCCTACCTCCAAGAGCGGAGGATCAAGCACAAAAAGTCATCAGTGGCATATCCCCAAGGAAACGGCCAAGTAGAAGTCACCAACAAAATCTTGCTCCGAGGAATTGAAAAAagactcaaagaaagcaaaagcaaatggccagaagaactacAAAGTGTACTTTGGTCCTACAGGACAACCCCCGggacaagcacaggagaaactccattcaaactagcTTATGGAACAGAAGCAATGCTTCCTATTGAAGTGGGATCTCCTTCTCACAGAGTAATAAACTTTAAAAAAGAAGCAAATGAAGAAGGACTCGGAATAAACATGGAGCTAATTGATGAGGTCTGGGACCAAGCTGTAGAAAGGATGGAAAAATACAAGGAAAAAACAATAGAGCACTTCA CAACAACTAGTCAGGACAAGCTATTAGTCGGGACTAGTGCAACCATTTCACTtggaattaattttctaagtgaTTAA